One part of the Candidatus Kouleothrix ribensis genome encodes these proteins:
- a CDS encoding DUF2357 domain-containing protein, producing MEIELNPYDPAALTPISEHQAVEFWCIARPGSLLVLEVGGQPLAPFLRPGEPAWRWRWNPGTATGLHQLELLVRDAGGAELRASWALRVLTRKIDQERYEALIDDLQRVAYRLVATLAGAGAEGATLEPGEPWQHSPLESYYLLFEARLDTFVQAVRRIAARPREQLQATRGRAPLGQAGTIDDQAIAELPRGQFDPAPAEVAAELQAALRPAGGALPRDLATTHGRPSTDTYEHRLLKQLLAQLARRARFVGGLATRAAARLAANEAYTGAPSTRRLRAEQIAQGCAAATRTLQQLRALPFLAEVRALPAFHGPTALLQRDASYREVYRMWQALRREPRLACDSPLFSLPIADLPHLYEVWCALELAQALLALGGEVREQSLVAERGSRDDNELEYVVALNERSPLLVIARGEQTLSLRYQPRYRPARGAAQQAGQLYALDRYTHVPDLAIELRGGDRAARVLLLDAKYRAEPAGHGVPPDALADAYTYLGAIGSGGRRATLGALILYPGTGPHERFASGVGTIALLPGHTGPLAALLTDWLPS from the coding sequence ATGGAGATCGAGCTCAACCCGTACGATCCAGCTGCACTCACGCCGATCAGCGAGCATCAGGCGGTTGAATTTTGGTGCATCGCCCGGCCAGGCAGCCTGCTGGTGCTCGAGGTCGGCGGCCAGCCGCTCGCGCCATTCCTACGGCCGGGTGAGCCGGCCTGGCGCTGGCGCTGGAACCCCGGCACTGCCACCGGCCTGCACCAACTCGAACTGCTGGTGCGCGACGCCGGCGGCGCCGAGCTGCGCGCCAGCTGGGCGTTGCGCGTGCTCACGCGCAAGATCGACCAGGAGCGCTACGAGGCGCTGATCGACGACCTGCAGCGCGTAGCCTACCGCCTGGTCGCCACGCTGGCCGGGGCCGGGGCCGAGGGCGCGACGCTCGAGCCGGGCGAGCCATGGCAGCACAGCCCGCTCGAGTCGTACTACCTGCTATTCGAGGCCCGGCTCGACACATTCGTGCAGGCGGTGCGTCGCATTGCCGCGCGCCCGCGCGAGCAGCTGCAGGCCACACGCGGGCGCGCGCCGCTGGGCCAGGCCGGCACCATCGACGATCAGGCCATCGCCGAGCTGCCGCGCGGCCAGTTCGACCCGGCCCCGGCCGAGGTGGCCGCCGAGCTACAGGCGGCACTGCGGCCTGCCGGCGGCGCGCTGCCACGCGATCTGGCCACCACCCACGGCCGGCCCAGCACCGATACCTACGAGCATCGGCTGCTCAAACAGCTGCTGGCGCAGCTGGCGCGGCGGGCGCGCTTTGTGGGCGGGCTGGCCACGCGCGCCGCCGCCCGGCTGGCCGCCAACGAGGCCTACACCGGCGCGCCAAGTACCCGCCGGCTGCGCGCCGAGCAGATCGCCCAGGGCTGCGCGGCCGCCACACGCACGCTGCAACAGCTGCGCGCGCTGCCATTCCTGGCCGAAGTGCGCGCGCTGCCGGCATTCCACGGCCCCACAGCGCTATTGCAGCGCGACGCATCCTACCGCGAGGTGTACCGCATGTGGCAGGCGCTGCGCCGCGAGCCACGGCTGGCCTGCGATAGCCCGCTGTTCAGCCTGCCGATCGCCGATCTGCCGCACCTGTACGAGGTCTGGTGTGCGCTCGAGCTGGCCCAGGCGCTGCTGGCGCTTGGCGGCGAGGTGCGTGAACAATCGCTGGTGGCCGAGCGTGGATCGCGCGACGACAACGAGCTGGAATATGTAGTTGCACTCAACGAGCGCAGCCCACTGCTGGTGATCGCGCGCGGCGAGCAGACGCTGAGCCTGCGCTACCAGCCGCGCTACCGGCCCGCGCGCGGAGCGGCACAGCAGGCTGGGCAGCTGTACGCACTCGACCGCTACACGCACGTGCCCGACCTGGCGATCGAGCTGCGGGGCGGCGATCGAGCCGCGCGCGTGCTGCTGCTCGACGCCAAGTATCGGGCCGAGCCGGCCGGCCACGGCGTGCCGCCCGACGCACTGGCCGATGCCTACACCTACCTGGGCGCGATCGGCAGCGGCGGCCGGCGCGCCACACTCGGCGCGCTGATCCTCTACCCCGGCACCGGCCCGCACGAGCGCTTCGCCAGCGGCGTGGGAACGATCGCGCTGCTGCCCGGCCACACCGGCCCGCTCGCGGCCCTGCTCACCGACTGGCTACCTTCGTAA
- a CDS encoding four helix bundle protein, whose protein sequence is MSKKIMNHSDLEVYQRSFDIAMRIFESSKSFPKAETYSLTDQIRRSSRSVCANLAEAWRKRRYEKAFISKLSDSESEAAETQVWLSFCHRCGYMQRDEAKELYEAYNQVIRTLVGMINHPQTWIIGGESKAIYEEQASYGDPF, encoded by the coding sequence ATGAGCAAGAAGATAATGAATCATAGTGATCTCGAGGTTTACCAACGATCCTTCGATATTGCTATGCGCATCTTCGAGTCGTCGAAATCTTTCCCTAAAGCAGAGACTTACTCTCTCACCGATCAGATTCGTCGCTCGTCACGTTCAGTTTGCGCGAATCTTGCTGAGGCATGGCGCAAGCGTCGTTATGAGAAGGCCTTCATCAGTAAGCTCTCCGATTCCGAAAGCGAGGCGGCCGAGACCCAAGTCTGGCTGTCTTTCTGCCATAGATGCGGCTATATGCAGCGCGATGAGGCAAAAGAGCTGTATGAAGCGTACAATCAGGTTATTCGTACGCTCGTTGGCATGATCAATCACCCGCAAACATGGATCATTGGCGGCGAGAGTAAGGCGATCTACGAAGAACAGGCGTCCTACGGCGACCCATTCTAG
- a CDS encoding zinc-ribbon domain containing protein yields MSYADKTLTCRDCGTQFVFTAGEQEFYAQKGFTNEPTRCPSCRQARKQGGGRSSGGYGDRDSYGGGGGYSDRDSYGGGGGYSSRRSSGGASRGGGFGGEREMHTVTCANCGKEAKVPFLPRGDKPVYCDDCFQQQRRSSRW; encoded by the coding sequence ATGAGCTACGCTGACAAAACGTTAACGTGCCGGGACTGTGGCACGCAGTTCGTCTTCACGGCGGGTGAGCAGGAGTTTTATGCGCAGAAGGGCTTCACCAACGAGCCCACGCGCTGCCCCTCCTGCCGGCAGGCGCGCAAGCAGGGCGGTGGCCGAAGCAGCGGCGGCTACGGTGATCGGGACAGCTATGGCGGTGGCGGTGGCTACAGCGATCGGGACAGCTACGGCGGTGGCGGTGGCTACAGCAGCCGGCGCAGCAGCGGCGGCGCCAGCCGCGGCGGCGGCTTCGGCGGCGAGCGCGAGATGCACACCGTTACCTGCGCCAACTGTGGTAAGGAGGCCAAAGTGCCATTCCTGCCACGTGGCGACAAGCCGGTCTACTGCGACGACTGCTTCCAGCAGCAGCGCCGCTCGAGCCGCTGGTAA
- the leuB gene encoding 3-isopropylmalate dehydrogenase: MHAVITLLPGDGIGPDVVAEGVKALQAVGKRYGHSFELRQALLGGCAIDATGTALPEETLTIAQASDAVLLGAVGGPKWDNPEAKVRPEQGLLGIRKALGLYANLRPVVLHPRLIAASPLRPERLQGVDLLVVRELTGGIYFGEKRRETRDDGQEWALDTCTYTTGEIERVVRTAAELARGRRGKLTSVDKANVIETSRLWRSVTARVMREEFPDLQLEHILVDACAMYLISRPASFDVIVTENMFGDILTDEASMLAGSMGMLPSASLGAAAGSGRTRMGLYEPIHGSAPDIAGKGIANPLATILSVALMLRYSFGLAAEAAALEAAVYAAVDAGYVTSDIAAPGERTYSTSEVGSAVALQLAGA, from the coding sequence ATGCACGCTGTGATTACGCTCTTGCCCGGCGACGGCATCGGGCCGGATGTCGTGGCCGAGGGCGTCAAGGCGCTCCAGGCGGTGGGCAAGCGCTACGGCCATAGCTTCGAGCTGCGCCAGGCGCTGCTGGGCGGCTGCGCGATCGACGCGACCGGCACGGCGCTGCCGGAAGAGACGCTGACGATCGCGCAGGCATCCGACGCGGTGCTGCTCGGCGCGGTAGGCGGCCCCAAGTGGGACAACCCCGAGGCCAAGGTGCGCCCCGAGCAGGGGCTGCTCGGCATCCGCAAAGCGCTCGGCCTGTATGCAAACCTGCGCCCGGTGGTGCTGCACCCGCGCCTGATCGCCGCCTCGCCGCTGCGCCCCGAGCGCCTGCAGGGCGTCGATCTGCTGGTGGTGCGCGAGCTGACCGGCGGGATCTACTTTGGCGAGAAGCGCCGCGAGACGCGCGATGACGGCCAGGAGTGGGCGCTCGACACCTGTACCTACACCACCGGCGAGATCGAGCGAGTGGTGCGCACAGCGGCCGAGCTGGCGCGCGGCCGCCGCGGCAAGCTTACCTCGGTCGATAAGGCCAATGTGATCGAGACCTCGCGGCTGTGGCGCAGCGTGACCGCGCGTGTGATGCGCGAGGAGTTCCCCGATCTGCAGCTCGAGCATATTCTGGTCGACGCCTGCGCGATGTACCTGATCAGCCGGCCGGCCAGCTTCGACGTAATCGTCACCGAGAATATGTTTGGCGACATCCTGACCGACGAGGCCTCGATGCTGGCCGGCTCGATGGGCATGCTGCCGTCGGCCTCGCTTGGCGCGGCGGCGGGTAGCGGCCGCACACGCATGGGCCTGTACGAGCCGATCCACGGCTCGGCGCCTGATATCGCCGGCAAGGGTATTGCCAACCCGCTGGCCACCATCCTGAGCGTGGCGCTGATGCTGCGCTACTCGTTCGGGCTGGCGGCCGAGGCCGCAGCGCTTGAGGCTGCGGTGTACGCCGCAGTCGATGCGGGCTATGTCACCAGCGACATCGCGGCGCCGGGCGAGCGCACCTACAGCACCAGCGAAGTTGGCAGCGCGGTGGCGCTGCAGCTGGCCGGCGCTTAG
- the leuC gene encoding 3-isopropylmalate dehydratase large subunit has protein sequence MSTPTTLFEKIWQTHIVRPETPETPAVLYIDLHLIHEVTSPQAFTELRQRGLKVRRPDHTLATMDHSTPTTPRGADGIIPVLDAQAAAQLNQLERNCSEFGIPLFALGSDKQGIVHVIGPEQGLTQPGMTIVCGDSHTSTHGAFGALAFGIGTSEVAHVLASQCLIQNKPKTMAIRVDGRLQKGVTAKDIILAIIAKIGVGGGTGHVVEYMGEAIGALSMEERMTICNMSIEGGARAGLVAPDETTFSYIAGRPYAPQGAAWEAALAQWRRLPSDAGATYDAEVTLDANTLTPMITYGTNPGMGVPITGNVPDPSALSDPSQRVALDKALRYMDLRPGQPMLGQKIDVVFLGSCTNSRISDLRQAAALIKGRKVADSVRMMVVPGSQQVKRQAEAEGLHVIFKEAGAEWREAGCSMCLAMNGEDILRSGQYALSTSNRNFEGRQGPGGRTFLASPITAAASAIAGAIADPRELMK, from the coding sequence ATGTCCACACCAACGACCCTCTTCGAGAAGATCTGGCAAACCCACATCGTGCGGCCCGAAACGCCCGAGACGCCGGCGGTGCTGTATATCGATCTGCACCTGATCCACGAGGTCACGTCGCCGCAGGCCTTCACCGAGCTGCGCCAGCGCGGCCTGAAGGTGCGCCGGCCCGACCATACCCTGGCCACGATGGATCACTCGACGCCGACCACGCCGCGCGGCGCCGATGGGATCATTCCGGTGCTGGATGCCCAGGCCGCCGCCCAACTCAACCAGCTCGAGCGCAACTGCAGCGAGTTCGGCATCCCGCTGTTCGCACTTGGCAGCGATAAGCAGGGCATTGTGCATGTGATCGGCCCCGAGCAAGGGCTGACCCAGCCGGGTATGACGATCGTCTGCGGCGATAGCCACACCAGCACGCATGGCGCGTTCGGCGCGCTGGCCTTCGGCATCGGCACCTCCGAGGTGGCGCACGTGCTCGCCAGCCAGTGCCTGATCCAGAACAAGCCCAAAACCATGGCCATCCGCGTCGACGGCCGCCTGCAGAAGGGCGTCACCGCCAAGGATATCATCCTGGCGATCATCGCCAAGATCGGCGTCGGCGGCGGCACTGGCCACGTGGTCGAATACATGGGCGAGGCTATCGGCGCGCTGAGCATGGAAGAGCGCATGACCATCTGCAATATGTCGATCGAGGGCGGCGCGCGCGCCGGGCTGGTCGCGCCCGACGAAACCACCTTCAGCTATATTGCCGGCCGGCCCTACGCGCCGCAGGGTGCCGCCTGGGAGGCCGCGCTGGCACAGTGGCGCAGGCTGCCCAGCGACGCAGGCGCAACTTACGATGCCGAGGTGACGCTCGACGCCAACACGCTCACGCCCATGATTACCTACGGCACCAACCCCGGCATGGGCGTGCCGATCACCGGCAACGTGCCCGACCCCAGCGCGCTGAGCGACCCCAGCCAGCGCGTGGCGCTCGACAAGGCGCTGCGCTACATGGATCTGCGCCCCGGCCAGCCTATGCTCGGCCAGAAGATCGATGTCGTATTCCTGGGCAGCTGCACCAACTCGCGCATCAGCGACCTGCGCCAGGCCGCTGCGCTGATCAAGGGCCGCAAGGTCGCCGACAGCGTGCGCATGATGGTCGTCCCCGGCAGCCAGCAGGTCAAGCGCCAGGCCGAGGCCGAGGGGCTGCACGTGATCTTTAAGGAAGCCGGTGCCGAGTGGCGCGAGGCGGGCTGCAGCATGTGCCTTGCGATGAATGGGGAGGATATTTTACGCTCCGGGCAATATGCGCTATCGACCTCTAATAGAAATTTTGAAGGTCGACAGGGGCCTGGCGGCCGTACATTTCTGGCCAGCCCGATTACCGCGGCCGCCTCGGCTATCGCCGGCGCAATCGCCGACCCGCGCGAGCTGATGAAGTAG
- the leuD gene encoding 3-isopropylmalate dehydratase small subunit, producing the protein MDPITTFTAQIVALPLENIDTDQIIPAKYLKVTDKSGLGEGLFYAWRYNADGSPKPDFVLNRPDVQHAELLIAGNNFGCGSSREHAPWALQGYGFKAVISTYFADIFRNNALKNGLLPIQVDTETYYQLVSLFDEDPSTSVTVDLANQQVILPGGQAVGFPIDGFAKHCLLNGVDQLGFLLSEEAGIAAYEAAMPARVATVR; encoded by the coding sequence ATGGATCCGATCACGACCTTCACCGCGCAGATCGTCGCGCTGCCGCTCGAGAATATCGACACCGACCAGATCATCCCGGCCAAGTACCTCAAGGTGACCGACAAGTCGGGCCTGGGCGAAGGCCTGTTCTACGCCTGGCGCTACAACGCCGACGGCAGCCCCAAGCCCGATTTCGTGCTGAACCGGCCCGACGTGCAGCATGCCGAGCTGCTAATAGCCGGCAACAACTTCGGCTGCGGCTCGTCGCGCGAGCACGCGCCCTGGGCCTTGCAGGGCTACGGTTTCAAGGCGGTGATCAGCACCTACTTCGCCGACATCTTCCGCAACAACGCGCTCAAAAACGGCCTGCTGCCGATCCAGGTCGACACTGAGACCTACTACCAGCTGGTGAGCCTGTTCGATGAGGATCCGTCCACCAGCGTGACGGTCGACCTGGCCAACCAGCAGGTGATCCTGCCCGGCGGCCAGGCGGTCGGCTTCCCGATCGACGGCTTCGCCAAGCACTGCCTGCTCAACGGCGTCGATCAGCTGGGCTTCCTGCTGAGCGAAGAGGCCGGTATCGCGGCCTACGAGGCAGCCATGCCCGCGCGCGTCGCGACAGTGCGTTAG
- a CDS encoding YqhA family protein, which produces MARRIISGSRYLIIIAVVVIVLLATALLVYGAAQTYTLLTSIASGSAGKGTKAIVLAAIELVDLMLLATVLYVMAVGLYELFIDDELPLPAWLEIHNLDDLKDKLIGVVVLVMAVLFLGQLIGWDGQRDLLGFGGATALVIAALTYFSSQKKAKKSTALPKAETPTTKP; this is translated from the coding sequence ATGGCACGACGTATTATTTCAGGCAGCCGCTACCTGATCATCATCGCAGTAGTGGTGATCGTGCTACTCGCCACGGCGCTGCTGGTGTATGGCGCGGCCCAGACCTACACCCTACTCACGAGCATCGCCTCTGGCAGCGCCGGCAAGGGCACCAAGGCGATCGTGCTGGCCGCGATCGAGCTGGTCGACCTGATGCTGCTGGCTACAGTGCTGTATGTCATGGCCGTCGGGCTGTACGAGCTATTCATCGACGATGAGCTGCCGCTGCCGGCCTGGCTCGAGATTCACAATCTCGACGACCTGAAAGACAAGCTGATCGGCGTGGTGGTGCTGGTGATGGCGGTGCTGTTTCTGGGCCAGCTGATCGGCTGGGACGGCCAGCGCGACCTGCTGGGCTTTGGCGGCGCGACGGCGCTGGTGATCGCCGCGCTGACCTATTTCTCGAGCCAGAAGAAGGCCAAGAAGAGTACCGCTCTGCCGAAGGCAGAAACGCCAACGACAAAGCCATGA